From a single Stomoxys calcitrans chromosome 4, idStoCalc2.1, whole genome shotgun sequence genomic region:
- the LOC106090241 gene encoding uncharacterized transmembrane protein DDB_G0289901-like: MKVFLCLWALTTVANAGLLYGGSSGFAAGVSTDSDVSFNDESGRTAGSLSSGGPTTTIRAISDVGEGSTTGGWSNGGDSSDSRCHEGGCSSGDAESVISDAEDKSSAGSAGGWPAVGGVSSAEAVKIIKIISQYEASGGNIGVHNGWR, from the exons atgaag gtTTTCTTGTGTCTTTGGGCTCTAACTACTGTAGCAAATGCCGGTTTATTATATGGCGGCAGTAGTGGATTTGCTGCTGGTGTAAGTACAGATTCCGATGTCTCGTTTAATGATGAAAGTGGTAGAACTGCTGGAAGTTTGTCCAGCGGAGGTCCTACCACCACAATTCGAGCTATTTCCGATGTTGGAGAAGGTAGTACCACTGGTGGCTGGTCCAATGGAGGTGATTCCTCTGACAGCCGATGCCATGAAGGTGGTTGTAGCAGTGGAGATGCTGAGTCAGTTATTTCTGACGCAGAAGATAAAAGTTCAGCTGGCAGCGCTGGTGGTTGGCCAGCTGTTGGTGGTGTTTCCTCTGCCGAAGCAgttaaaattatcaaaattataTCTCAATATGAGGCCTCAGGTGGAAACATCGGCGTTCATAATGGCTGGCGATGA